The following are encoded in a window of Dysgonomonadaceae bacterium PH5-43 genomic DNA:
- a CDS encoding hypothetical protein (product_source=Hypo-rule applied; cath_funfam=3.30.465.10; superfamily=49503), producing the protein MYKIEDINIGDEVIFYSTNSQSNHDLYWKVRGKMNNQIMIELTEFGFDEYWSISINEVVGHIPLSKSKK; encoded by the coding sequence ATGTATAAAATTGAAGATATAAACATAGGAGATGAAGTCATTTTTTATTCTACCAATTCACAGAGTAACCATGATTTGTACTGGAAAGTTAGAGGTAAAATGAATAATCAAATTATGATTGAACTAACAGAATTTGGTTTTGATGAGTATTGGAGTATTTCTATAAATGAAGTTGTTGGACACATTCCTCTAAGCAAGAGCAAAAAGTAG
- a CDS encoding hypothetical protein (product_source=Hypo-rule applied; pfam=PF12696,PF14293; superfamily=52540; transmembrane_helix_parts=Inside_1_19,TMhelix_20_42,Outside_43_56,TMhelix_57_79,Inside_80_90,TMhelix_91_113,Outside_114_122,TMhelix_123_145,Inside_146_312,TMhelix_313_332,Outside_333_669), whose protein sequence is MQQEDDLRGLAKVMEFMRAISIIFVVINIYWFCYFALREWGINIGVVDKILLNFDRTAGLFGNILYTKLFAVVFLALSCLGTKGVKEEKITWPKIYVFLAIGFILFFMNWWILDLPLPTAATTGFYILTIATGYLFLLVGGLWMSRLLKNNMFDDVFNTENESFMQETRLLQSEYSVNLPTKFWYKKKQWKGWINVVNPFRASIVLGTPGSGKSYAVVNQYIKQQIEKGFSMYVYDFKFPDLSTIAYNHLLNNQLGYKKVPTFYVINFDDPSRSHRCNPINPSFMEDISDAYESSYTIMLNLNKTWVQKQGDFFVESPIILFASIIWYLRIYKDGKYCTFPHAIEFLNKRYEDIFPILTSYPELENYLSPFMDAWLGGAANQLMGQIASAKIPLSRMISPQLYWVMSGDEFTLDINNPDDPKVLVVGNNPDRQNIYGAALGLYNSRIVKLINKKGQLKSSVVIDELPTIYFKGLDNLIATARSNKVAVLLGFQDFSQLTRDYGDKEAKVVMNTVGNIFSGQVVGDTAKTLSDRFGKVLQKRQSMTINRNDKSTSISTQMDSLIPPSKISNLTQGMFVGAIADNFDERIEQKIFHCEIVVDNAKVAAETKAYQSIPVITDFTDENGVNRMKDMIKENYDRIKEETKQIVAEELQRIKDDPALAHLLQQGE, encoded by the coding sequence ATGCAACAAGAAGATGATTTAAGAGGACTTGCTAAAGTCATGGAATTTATGCGAGCAATAAGCATAATTTTCGTAGTGATAAACATTTATTGGTTCTGCTATTTCGCTTTGCGGGAATGGGGAATCAATATTGGAGTAGTTGATAAGATACTACTGAACTTTGACCGCACTGCCGGACTATTCGGCAATATTCTGTACACCAAATTATTTGCCGTTGTTTTCCTTGCCCTTTCCTGTTTGGGAACTAAGGGTGTGAAAGAGGAAAAAATCACTTGGCCGAAAATCTATGTTTTTCTTGCAATTGGTTTTATCCTGTTCTTTATGAACTGGTGGATACTTGATTTGCCGTTACCCACAGCGGCAACAACAGGTTTTTATATCCTCACAATAGCAACAGGCTATCTGTTTTTATTGGTCGGTGGCTTATGGATGAGCCGTTTGCTTAAAAACAATATGTTCGACGATGTTTTCAACACAGAGAACGAAAGTTTCATGCAAGAAACACGCTTATTACAGAGTGAATATTCCGTAAACCTACCAACCAAGTTTTGGTATAAGAAAAAGCAATGGAAAGGTTGGATAAATGTCGTCAATCCTTTTCGTGCCAGTATCGTACTCGGAACTCCCGGTAGTGGAAAATCATACGCCGTTGTTAATCAGTATATAAAACAGCAGATTGAGAAAGGATTCTCAATGTACGTGTATGATTTCAAATTTCCAGACCTTTCCACGATAGCCTACAACCACTTATTGAACAATCAATTAGGATATAAGAAAGTTCCGACTTTTTATGTGATAAACTTCGATGATCCGAGCCGTTCGCACCGCTGTAATCCTATAAATCCGTCTTTCATGGAAGATATCAGTGACGCATACGAATCAAGTTACACGATAATGCTCAACCTCAATAAAACGTGGGTGCAAAAGCAGGGCGACTTCTTTGTAGAATCTCCGATTATTTTGTTCGCTTCAATCATTTGGTATCTCCGAATTTATAAGGACGGAAAATATTGTACGTTCCCTCATGCGATTGAGTTCCTGAATAAACGCTACGAAGATATTTTCCCAATTCTCACTTCATATCCCGAACTCGAAAACTACCTTTCTCCCTTTATGGACGCATGGTTGGGAGGTGCTGCCAACCAGTTAATGGGACAGATAGCAAGTGCGAAAATTCCGTTATCCCGTATGATTTCACCCCAGTTGTACTGGGTTATGAGTGGCGATGAGTTTACTCTTGATATAAACAATCCCGATGATCCGAAAGTGTTAGTTGTCGGTAACAATCCAGATAGGCAGAACATCTACGGTGCGGCATTGGGACTTTACAACTCCCGTATCGTGAAATTAATAAACAAAAAGGGGCAACTGAAAAGTTCGGTAGTCATTGACGAGCTACCCACAATTTATTTCAAAGGATTGGATAACCTGATAGCCACTGCCCGAAGCAACAAAGTTGCGGTATTGTTGGGCTTTCAGGATTTCTCTCAATTAACAAGGGATTACGGAGATAAAGAAGCCAAAGTAGTAATGAACACAGTCGGTAATATATTCAGCGGTCAGGTTGTGGGAGATACAGCAAAAACACTTTCCGACCGCTTCGGGAAAGTGTTGCAGAAACGCCAGTCTATGACTATCAACCGAAACGATAAATCGACTTCTATCAGTACCCAAATGGACAGCTTGATACCACCTTCCAAAATCAGTAACTTAACGCAAGGTATGTTTGTCGGTGCGATTGCCGACAACTTCGATGAACGTATTGAGCAGAAAATTTTCCATTGCGAAATTGTGGTGGACAATGCGAAAGTCGCTGCCGAAACGAAGGCGTATCAATCCATTCCTGTGATTACCGACTTCACAGACGAAAACGGAGTAAATCGCATGAAAGATATGATTAAAGAAAATTACGACCGTATCAAAGAGGAAACCAAACAGATTGTCGCCGAAGAATTGCAACGTATTAAGGACGATCCTGCTTTAGCTCATTTGTTGCAGCAAGGGGAATAA
- a CDS encoding hypothetical protein (product_source=Hypo-rule applied; cath_funfam=3.40.50.720; pfam=PF00899; superfamily=69572): protein MSQQLINHSQDLKRLRDEGYEIEVRGGHLLVLHIPYVRSDKTIQYGILVSTLTLKNGTTTATPDNHVIYFIGDNPCNDDGTIITAIQHDNSAKNFGGIAINRSFSNKPQQGYPNYYEKVKRYADIISAPAKYLDSTVTEKTFKVIPDNANETVFQYIDTNSSRANIDLINSKFNGQKIAIIGLGGTGAYVLDLIAKTPVSEIHVFDGDDFDQHNAFRSPGAASIDDLNKNQRKAEYLSGIYANMHKHIIPHSYYVLKDNIQELDQMSFVFICVDKNNVRNMIVKYLIRVGIPCIDVGLGVETVDDKLRGATRVTTVTKAKNDHFSTRVFAEDSENNDYVTNIQIAELNSLNACFAVIKWKKLIGFYVDQECEHNSIFTIGTSKIINDDAT, encoded by the coding sequence ATGTCACAGCAACTGATAAATCATAGTCAAGACCTGAAACGTCTTAGAGACGAAGGTTACGAAATAGAGGTTCGTGGTGGACATTTACTTGTCCTCCATATTCCTTATGTAAGAAGCGATAAGACTATACAGTACGGAATACTAGTGAGCACGCTTACTTTGAAGAATGGAACGACGACTGCCACTCCTGATAATCATGTTATTTATTTTATTGGAGACAACCCTTGTAATGACGACGGGACGATAATAACTGCAATACAACACGATAATTCAGCCAAGAATTTTGGAGGCATAGCAATAAATCGCTCTTTCTCGAATAAGCCTCAGCAAGGCTATCCTAATTACTACGAAAAGGTGAAACGGTATGCAGATATTATTTCAGCTCCCGCTAAGTACTTGGATAGTACAGTAACTGAAAAAACGTTCAAAGTCATACCTGACAATGCAAATGAAACGGTTTTTCAGTACATTGACACTAACTCAAGTAGAGCAAATATAGACTTGATTAACTCTAAATTTAATGGGCAAAAAATCGCTATTATCGGGCTGGGCGGAACTGGTGCTTATGTATTGGATTTGATAGCCAAAACTCCTGTTTCCGAAATTCATGTTTTCGATGGAGATGACTTCGATCAACATAATGCGTTTCGCTCTCCGGGAGCTGCTTCAATTGATGATTTAAATAAGAATCAAAGGAAGGCTGAATATCTTTCCGGTATTTACGCTAATATGCACAAGCATATAATCCCTCACAGTTATTATGTACTGAAAGACAATATCCAAGAGCTCGACCAAATGTCTTTTGTTTTTATTTGCGTTGATAAAAACAATGTTCGTAACATGATAGTTAAGTACTTAATTCGCGTAGGCATACCTTGTATTGACGTTGGTTTGGGTGTAGAAACCGTAGATGATAAGTTGCGTGGAGCTACAAGGGTAACGACTGTAACTAAAGCAAAAAACGACCATTTTTCCACAAGAGTATTTGCAGAAGACAGTGAGAATAACGATTATGTAACAAACATTCAAATAGCCGAACTCAATTCGTTAAATGCTTGTTTCGCTGTAATCAAGTGGAAAAAATTAATTGGCTTTTATGTTGATCAGGAATGTGAGCACAATAGCATTTTCACGATAGGGACTTCAAAAATAATCAACGATGATGCAACATAG
- a CDS encoding hypothetical protein (product_source=Hypo-rule applied; pfam=PF20137; superfamily=54862) has translation MMQHRFVEIIPDTIEDGVLYISLKYCTAIHKCVCGCGNEVVTPISPTDWKLIFDGKTVSLSPSIGNWSFNCQSHYWIKRNEIVYAREWDKEEIQFGRTNDKKRKAKYYNKENESVSSVTKRPKKKKRWKKFLKSIFSF, from the coding sequence ATGATGCAACATAGGTTTGTCGAGATTATTCCCGATACTATCGAAGATGGCGTGCTATATATTTCTCTGAAATACTGCACAGCCATACACAAGTGCGTGTGTGGCTGTGGCAACGAGGTGGTTACGCCTATTTCTCCTACGGATTGGAAGTTGATATTCGATGGAAAAACGGTTTCTTTATCTCCTTCTATAGGCAATTGGAGCTTTAATTGTCAATCTCATTACTGGATTAAAAGGAACGAAATCGTTTATGCCAGAGAATGGGATAAAGAAGAAATTCAATTCGGCAGGACAAATGATAAAAAGCGAAAAGCAAAGTATTACAATAAAGAAAATGAGAGCGTTAGTTCTGTTACAAAAAGACCTAAAAAGAAAAAGAGATGGAAGAAATTCTTAAAATCAATCTTTTCTTTTTGA
- a CDS encoding hypothetical protein (product_source=Hypo-rule applied) codes for MGEQVLQARLLQEVLSLKEKKAGNENEQHDLKERRRLKNYALFLHLFPLLQQMS; via the coding sequence ATGGGCGAACAAGTGCTACAAGCAAGACTGCTGCAGGAAGTGCTCTCTCTCAAAGAGAAAAAAGCGGGAAACGAAAATGAGCAGCATGATTTGAAAGAGCGTAGAAGATTAAAAAACTACGCTCTCTTTTTACATTTATTCCCCTTGCTGCAACAAATGAGCTAA